A single region of the Salarchaeum japonicum genome encodes:
- the pheS gene encoding phenylalanine--tRNA ligase subunit alpha, whose protein sequence is MQLPRHQLAVLETASADEPRRIDDIAAEADLPPETVTGAAFELEDEGLLSVTETVEEDLELTEEAREYLDDGLPEVRLYRAAVEAGATDDPVSLGELLGRAGLDGPQVDIALSNLARKGYGTIDAGSVAANPDADPDGDAEAAALASLADGEPVTDESVVDALVRRDLVARTERTVRTVQLTDAGVTALMEGVETEGGLGQLTPDVLSSGEWRDADFRSYDVEADAEDVNAGRTHPLREMAETVKDVLTGMGFQEMAGPHVDAEFWINDALFMPQDHPARTHWDQFALSQPSEIRDLPDDLVSRVEDAHRNGVGEDGEGYHSPWTEEMARGLDLRGHTTSLSMRYLSGEAEGDLEPPQRYFSVEKVYRNDTLDATHLLEFFQIEGWVMADDLSVRDLMGTFTEFYSQFGIEDVTFKPHYNPYTEPSFELFGRHPRTGEIIEIGNSGIFRPEVLEPLGVDCDVMAWGLALERLMMLVTGAEDIRDVHGTLVDLDYLRNEEVMY, encoded by the coding sequence ATGCAACTACCACGACACCAGCTCGCGGTGCTCGAAACCGCGAGCGCGGACGAACCCAGACGAATCGACGACATCGCCGCGGAGGCCGACCTGCCGCCGGAGACGGTGACGGGCGCGGCGTTCGAACTCGAAGACGAGGGCTTGCTCTCCGTCACCGAGACGGTGGAGGAAGACCTCGAACTCACCGAGGAAGCCCGCGAGTACCTCGACGACGGCCTGCCCGAAGTCCGGCTCTACCGCGCGGCCGTCGAGGCGGGCGCGACCGACGACCCCGTGTCGCTCGGGGAGCTCCTCGGGCGCGCCGGACTGGACGGCCCGCAGGTGGACATCGCGCTGTCGAACCTCGCGCGGAAGGGCTACGGCACCATCGACGCCGGGAGCGTCGCTGCGAACCCCGACGCCGACCCGGACGGCGACGCGGAGGCCGCGGCGCTCGCGAGCCTCGCCGACGGCGAACCCGTCACCGACGAGTCCGTCGTGGACGCGCTCGTGCGCCGCGACCTCGTCGCGCGCACCGAACGCACCGTCCGAACCGTCCAACTCACCGACGCGGGCGTCACCGCGCTCATGGAGGGCGTCGAAACCGAGGGCGGCCTCGGACAGCTCACGCCCGACGTGCTCTCCTCCGGCGAGTGGCGGGACGCCGACTTCCGGTCGTACGACGTGGAAGCCGACGCGGAGGACGTGAACGCCGGCCGCACCCACCCGCTCCGCGAGATGGCGGAGACCGTCAAGGACGTCCTCACCGGTATGGGATTCCAGGAGATGGCGGGCCCGCACGTGGACGCGGAGTTCTGGATCAACGACGCGTTGTTCATGCCTCAAGACCACCCCGCGCGCACCCACTGGGACCAGTTCGCGCTCTCCCAGCCGAGCGAAATCCGCGACCTCCCCGACGACCTCGTCTCCCGGGTCGAGGACGCGCACCGGAACGGCGTCGGCGAGGACGGCGAGGGCTATCACAGCCCGTGGACGGAGGAGATGGCGCGCGGCCTCGACCTCCGCGGCCACACCACGTCGCTCTCGATGCGCTACCTCTCCGGGGAGGCCGAGGGCGACCTCGAACCGCCGCAGCGGTACTTCAGCGTCGAGAAAGTGTACCGGAACGACACGCTCGACGCCACGCACCTCCTCGAATTCTTCCAGATCGAGGGCTGGGTGATGGCGGACGACCTCAGCGTCAGGGACTTGATGGGGACCTTCACGGAGTTCTACAGCCAGTTCGGCATTGAGGACGTGACGTTCAAACCCCACTACAACCCATACACGGAGCCGTCGTTCGAACTGTTCGGCCGCCACCCGCGGACGGGCGAAATCATCGAAATCGGGAACTCCGGCATCTTCCGGCCCGAGGTGCTGGAACCGCTCGGCGTGGACTGCGACGTGATGGCGTGGGGGCTCGCGCTCGAACGCCTGATGATGCTCGTCACCGGCGCGGAGGACATTCGGGACGTGCACGGCACGCTCGTCGACCTCGACTACCTCCGCAATGAGGAGGTGATGTACTGA
- a CDS encoding tryptophan--tRNA ligase has protein sequence MTDDTPRDDGTAGADDVTLDPWGSSTVSDYEKLFGEFGIEAFDDLLDEVPNPHYLMRRAIIFGHRDYRRVLDAMRADEPFAALSGFMPTGDPHIGHKLVFDEIIWHQQQGGDAYALIADLEAHAARGLTWEEIDEHSRNYLLSLLALGFDPEEGTLYRQSENRELQDLAFELGAEANFSELEAIYGFGGETDVSHMQSVVTQMADILYPQLEEPKPTVIPVGPDQDPHIRLARDLASRARYFKVTEAYASFELTDAERSLVARAYDARDEYAEDAETPRCTEAAEWLAEQGADAFPEGVDEATLSATVEKLENAGMEPLRPRTRFFDRNATPDAFDALIDAVEGEKRVFEGHVDAFDLTEAEARDLAQDVEVEHGGYGFVPPSSVYHRFMTGLTGGKMSSSIPASHISLLDDPETGYDKVKSATTGGRQSAEEQREKGGRPDDCPVYELYAYLLAADDDEFAERVYEECREGERLCGDCKEQAARLMEEFLADHQEKRAEVEDLLADADIQLTSTRA, from the coding sequence ATGACTGACGACACACCACGCGACGACGGCACGGCCGGCGCGGACGACGTGACCCTCGACCCCTGGGGGTCGTCGACCGTCTCCGACTACGAGAAACTGTTCGGCGAGTTCGGCATCGAGGCGTTCGACGACCTCCTCGACGAGGTGCCGAACCCCCACTACCTGATGCGGCGCGCCATCATCTTCGGCCACCGGGATTACCGCCGCGTCCTCGACGCGATGCGCGCGGACGAACCGTTCGCGGCGCTCTCCGGGTTCATGCCGACCGGCGACCCCCACATCGGACACAAGCTCGTGTTCGACGAGATAATCTGGCACCAACAGCAGGGCGGGGACGCGTACGCGCTCATCGCCGACCTGGAAGCGCACGCCGCGCGCGGCCTTACCTGGGAGGAGATAGACGAACACTCGCGGAACTACCTCCTGAGCCTGCTCGCGCTCGGGTTCGACCCCGAGGAGGGGACGCTCTACCGGCAGTCCGAGAACCGCGAACTCCAGGACTTGGCGTTCGAACTCGGCGCGGAAGCGAACTTCAGCGAGCTCGAAGCAATCTACGGGTTCGGCGGCGAGACGGACGTCTCGCACATGCAGTCCGTCGTCACGCAGATGGCGGACATCCTCTACCCCCAGTTGGAGGAACCGAAGCCGACCGTGATTCCCGTCGGCCCCGACCAAGACCCGCACATCCGGCTGGCGCGCGACCTCGCCTCCCGCGCCCGCTACTTCAAGGTCACCGAGGCGTACGCGAGCTTCGAACTCACCGACGCCGAACGCTCGCTCGTCGCCCGCGCCTACGACGCCCGCGACGAGTACGCCGAGGACGCCGAGACGCCGCGGTGTACGGAGGCCGCGGAGTGGCTCGCCGAACAGGGCGCGGACGCGTTCCCCGAGGGCGTGGACGAGGCGACGCTCTCGGCCACAGTGGAGAAACTGGAGAACGCCGGGATGGAACCGCTCCGCCCCCGCACCCGCTTCTTCGACCGGAACGCCACGCCGGATGCGTTCGACGCGCTCATCGACGCCGTCGAGGGCGAGAAACGCGTGTTCGAGGGGCACGTGGACGCGTTCGACCTCACCGAGGCCGAGGCCCGCGACCTCGCGCAGGACGTGGAGGTCGAACACGGCGGCTACGGGTTCGTCCCGCCTTCGTCGGTCTATCACCGGTTCATGACGGGGCTCACGGGCGGGAAGATGAGCTCCTCGATTCCCGCGAGCCACATCAGCCTCCTCGACGACCCCGAGACTGGCTACGACAAGGTCAAGTCCGCGACGACGGGCGGACGGCAGAGCGCGGAGGAACAGCGCGAGAAGGGCGGACGGCCCGACGACTGCCCGGTCTACGAACTGTACGCGTACCTCCTCGCCGCGGACGACGACGAGTTCGCCGAACGCGTCTACGAGGAGTGCCGCGAGGGCGAGCGGCTCTGTGGGGACTGCAAGGAGCAGGCCGCCCGGTTGATGGAGGAGTTCCTCGCCGACCACCAGGAGAAGCGCGCGGAAGTCGAAGACCTCCTGGCGGACGCGGACATCCAGCTCACGTCCACGCGGGCGTAG
- the endA gene encoding tRNA-intron lyase: MKGHARDGLVHVGGDARQRFYDSRGYGRPREGDDVVLAPVEAAHLLFRGDLDAVEVEGRDCGFADYLARQGPGFGARFVVYADLRDRGFYLSPARDGWVADSEGIDFVVYPRGDGPWDDTEAYRIRTVSERADVAAGALGDVTLAVVDEESDITYFETERLALPDDAPETPPTADGVLLDDRVVVWEPPERLHHAFFYGQPLTGRAAEHAPLQLSLVEAAHLAAVGALSVEGGVEAVVAHGRDAEGDRFDRRLRAYRALRDAGYTPKTGFKFGADFRVYHDIEDADNLGHSPWLVRALPADHTFSPRDVALDVRLAHGVRKRMVFALDAQDSPDWLAVSRLTP; encoded by the coding sequence ATGAAGGGACACGCGCGCGATGGGCTCGTTCACGTGGGAGGGGACGCCCGCCAGCGCTTCTACGACTCCCGGGGGTACGGCCGGCCGCGGGAGGGCGACGACGTGGTGCTCGCGCCCGTCGAGGCCGCCCACCTCCTCTTCCGCGGCGACCTCGACGCCGTCGAAGTCGAGGGACGCGACTGCGGGTTCGCGGACTACCTCGCCCGCCAGGGCCCGGGGTTCGGCGCGCGGTTCGTCGTGTACGCCGACCTCCGCGACCGCGGGTTCTACCTCTCGCCCGCCCGCGACGGCTGGGTCGCGGACTCCGAGGGAATCGACTTCGTCGTCTATCCGCGCGGGGACGGGCCGTGGGACGACACCGAGGCGTACCGGATTCGCACCGTCTCCGAACGCGCCGACGTGGCCGCGGGCGCGCTCGGGGACGTGACGCTCGCCGTCGTGGACGAGGAGAGCGACATCACGTACTTCGAGACCGAACGCCTCGCGCTCCCCGACGACGCGCCGGAGACGCCGCCCACTGCGGACGGCGTCCTGCTGGACGACCGCGTCGTCGTCTGGGAGCCGCCCGAACGCCTCCACCACGCGTTCTTCTACGGCCAGCCGCTCACCGGGCGCGCCGCCGAGCACGCGCCCCTCCAGCTGTCGCTCGTGGAGGCCGCGCACCTCGCCGCGGTCGGCGCGCTGTCCGTCGAGGGCGGCGTCGAAGCCGTCGTCGCGCACGGCCGGGACGCCGAGGGCGACCGGTTCGACCGGCGGCTCCGCGCGTACCGCGCGCTCCGCGACGCCGGCTACACGCCCAAGACCGGGTTCAAGTTCGGCGCGGACTTCCGGGTGTACCACGACATCGAGGACGCCGACAACCTCGGGCACTCGCCGTGGCTCGTGCGGGCGCTCCCCGCCGACCACACGTTCTCCCCGCGGGACGTGGCGCTCGACGTTCGGCTCGCGCACGGCGTGCGGAAGCGAATGGTTTTTGCGCTGGACGCACAGGATTCACCCGACTGGCTCGCGGTCTCTCGACTCACTCCATGA
- a CDS encoding endonuclease NucS domain-containing protein has protein sequence MQDSTRVLAGDCTVTYDNGRTTTQRGEVVVLVKPDNTVLVHDDSGYQPAAWLTRPNSVQFERDTSGFALVATKNDERLRVDSHADYGSAHYPVTPAGPTVGRCPDCDSVLVRDGARVTCLGCRTAYALPRDATLTENTCEDCGLPTFRADRGDTFECCLDRTCESLDDAVIDAFDAEWSCRCGSILGIERRRALDAVCDDCDAVYRIPSGVVDGTCDCGLPAFDTPSGRRCLDATCDRNQ, from the coding sequence ATGCAGGACTCCACCCGCGTCCTCGCCGGCGACTGCACCGTCACCTACGACAACGGCCGCACAACGACACAGCGCGGCGAAGTCGTCGTGCTCGTGAAACCCGACAACACCGTCCTCGTCCACGACGACTCGGGCTACCAGCCCGCGGCCTGGCTCACCCGCCCGAACTCCGTGCAGTTCGAGCGCGACACGTCCGGGTTCGCGCTCGTCGCGACCAAGAACGACGAACGCCTCCGCGTCGATTCCCACGCCGACTACGGGAGCGCGCACTACCCCGTCACGCCCGCCGGCCCGACCGTCGGTCGGTGTCCCGACTGCGACTCGGTGCTGGTGCGGGACGGCGCGCGCGTCACCTGTCTCGGCTGTCGCACCGCCTACGCGCTCCCTCGGGACGCGACGCTCACCGAGAACACCTGCGAGGACTGCGGCCTCCCCACGTTCCGCGCCGACCGCGGCGACACCTTCGAGTGCTGTCTCGACCGCACCTGCGAATCGCTCGACGACGCCGTCATCGACGCGTTCGACGCCGAGTGGTCGTGCCGGTGTGGGAGCATCCTCGGTATCGAGCGGCGGCGCGCGCTCGACGCCGTCTGTGACGACTGCGACGCAGTCTACCGGATTCCCTCGGGCGTCGTGGACGGCACCTGCGACTGCGGGCTCCCCGCGTTCGACACGCCGAGCGGCCGGCGGTGTCTGGACGCGACCTGCGACCGCAACCAATAG
- a CDS encoding DEAD/DEAH box helicase: MEVAEAVPEFADAFPFEEFNEMQSEAAPALLDTAENVVASAPTGSGKTALAELAICKTLRENGTAVFIAPLRALTNEKESEWERFEALGYSVYVVTGERDLNPRRAERADVLVMTPEKLDSATRKHDSPRYSFVTDVDLVVIDEVHLLDSEHRGSVLEVVVARMRRLCDPRVVALSATMPNIDDVANWLDAPPETTFEFGDDYRPVDLHADVRTYTHGDNAFADKYRRLFTALDLAEPHLREDGQALVFVSSRQDTVQAAKKSRDEIAERDIPMGARGDYDFHTESEQLDNSTLRKSVLDGVAFHHAGLSTNDKNLVEQWFREGKIELLFSTSTLAWGVNLPARCVVIRDTKLHDPLEGEVDMSPLDVLQMLGRAGRPGYDDVGYGWVVCDTADADKYRRLLREGKEIESRLADSLPEHLNAEVAMGTIRGVGDVMDWLETTFYYHRAQSRPDDYDFAGLRDRVRDHLDTLRGRGFVEADDDLGLSATTLGVLTSTYYLRMETAEAFHDLATNDALDEEAILAAVAAAREFDSVSARQSERDAIQSSLRDRGSDLESGPRKVLAILYANTRGSVPPELRSDAWVITQNALRLLAALAEFFERFDRPRGANLAHRLEARIDTGVPRQAVGLTALDGVGAGRAHKLADEGIETPEDAHDAGVEGLVDAGLSGGVAESVHEQATDAPRVRFDWGDFPDAIAPGENELCEVRVTNDGGGASAYVSVRVNDTEMTEKTAFLADSLQVPVGVFGASADELTYEVEVVFPDLPLRPVSETRTVRVE; the protein is encoded by the coding sequence ATGGAGGTCGCCGAAGCGGTTCCGGAGTTCGCGGACGCATTCCCCTTCGAGGAGTTCAACGAGATGCAGTCCGAGGCCGCGCCGGCGCTCCTCGACACCGCGGAGAACGTCGTCGCCTCCGCCCCCACCGGCTCCGGGAAGACCGCGCTCGCCGAACTCGCCATCTGCAAGACCCTCCGCGAGAACGGCACCGCGGTGTTCATCGCGCCCCTGCGCGCGCTCACCAACGAGAAGGAATCGGAGTGGGAGCGCTTCGAAGCCCTCGGCTATTCCGTGTACGTCGTCACGGGCGAACGCGACCTGAACCCCCGGCGCGCCGAGCGCGCCGACGTGCTCGTGATGACGCCCGAGAAACTCGACTCCGCCACCCGAAAACACGACAGTCCCCGGTACTCGTTCGTCACCGACGTAGACCTCGTCGTCATCGACGAAGTCCACCTCCTCGACTCCGAACACCGCGGGTCGGTGCTCGAAGTCGTGGTCGCGCGGATGCGGCGGCTCTGCGACCCCCGCGTCGTCGCGCTCTCCGCGACGATGCCGAACATCGACGACGTGGCGAACTGGCTCGACGCCCCCCCGGAGACGACGTTCGAGTTCGGGGACGACTACCGCCCCGTCGACCTGCACGCGGACGTGCGGACGTACACGCACGGCGACAACGCCTTCGCGGACAAGTATCGCAGGCTGTTCACCGCGCTCGACCTCGCGGAACCCCACCTGCGGGAGGACGGACAGGCGCTCGTGTTCGTCTCCAGCCGCCAGGACACCGTGCAGGCCGCGAAGAAGTCCCGGGACGAGATAGCTGAGCGCGACATCCCGATGGGCGCGCGCGGCGACTACGACTTCCACACCGAGAGCGAGCAGTTGGACAACAGCACGCTCCGGAAGTCCGTGCTGGACGGCGTCGCGTTCCACCACGCCGGCCTCTCCACGAACGACAAGAACCTCGTCGAGCAGTGGTTCCGCGAGGGCAAAATCGAACTCCTCTTCTCCACCTCGACGCTCGCGTGGGGCGTCAACCTCCCCGCGCGCTGTGTCGTGATTCGGGACACGAAACTCCACGACCCCCTCGAAGGCGAGGTGGACATGAGTCCGCTCGACGTGCTCCAGATGCTCGGGCGCGCGGGCCGCCCCGGTTACGACGACGTGGGGTACGGCTGGGTCGTCTGCGACACCGCGGACGCCGACAAGTACCGCCGACTGCTCCGGGAGGGCAAGGAAATCGAGTCCCGGCTCGCGGACAGCCTCCCCGAGCACCTGAACGCGGAGGTGGCGATGGGGACGATTCGCGGCGTCGGCGACGTGATGGACTGGCTCGAAACCACCTTCTACTACCACCGCGCGCAGTCCCGGCCCGACGACTACGACTTCGCCGGGCTCCGCGACCGCGTCCGCGACCACCTCGACACCCTCCGCGGCCGCGGGTTCGTCGAAGCGGACGACGACCTCGGCCTCTCGGCGACCACGCTCGGCGTCCTCACCTCCACGTACTACCTCCGGATGGAGACCGCGGAGGCCTTCCACGACCTCGCGACGAACGACGCCCTCGACGAGGAAGCGATACTCGCGGCGGTCGCGGCCGCCCGCGAGTTCGACAGCGTGAGCGCCCGGCAGTCCGAACGGGACGCGATCCAGTCCTCGCTCCGCGACCGCGGGAGCGACCTCGAATCCGGCCCGCGGAAGGTGCTCGCCATCCTCTACGCCAACACGCGGGGGAGCGTGCCGCCCGAACTCCGGAGCGACGCCTGGGTCATCACGCAGAACGCGCTCCGACTGCTCGCGGCGCTCGCGGAGTTCTTCGAGCGCTTCGACCGGCCGCGCGGCGCGAACCTCGCGCACCGACTGGAAGCCCGCATCGACACCGGCGTCCCCCGGCAGGCCGTCGGCCTCACCGCCCTGGACGGCGTCGGCGCGGGCCGCGCGCACAAACTCGCCGACGAGGGCATCGAAACGCCCGAGGACGCCCACGACGCGGGCGTCGAGGGTCTCGTGGACGCCGGGCTCTCCGGCGGCGTCGCGGAGAGCGTTCACGAACAGGCGACCGACGCCCCCCGAGTGCGCTTCGACTGGGGGGACTTCCCCGACGCCATCGCGCCCGGCGAGAACGAGCTGTGCGAGGTCAGGGTGACGAACGACGGCGGCGGCGCGAGCGCGTACGTGAGCGTGCGCGTGAACGACACCGAGATGACGGAGAAGACCGCCTTCCTCGCGGACTCCCTCCAGGTTCCCGTGGGCGTGTTCGGCGCGAGCGCGGACGAACTCACCTACGAGGTCGAGGTCGTCTTCCCCGACCTCCCGCTCCGCCCGGTCTCCGAGACGCGGACGGTGCGCGTCGAGTAG
- a CDS encoding MATE family efflux transporter, with protein sequence MVDGRLTRTLLLLAAPLVAQNFVAVAQQVVDVFFVGRVGEDAVAGVGLVVPLTALSLVPAMLAITGTHVLTSQRLGAGDDEGARRVVWAGVVLSIALQIVVAVVALLFADTFVGLLGGTGAVADYAAVYLQVYAVGTLAAGVSDVFEMGLLASGDSTAALYINVASFGSNLVLDPFLILGWGPFPRLEVFGAALATALGFLFGLLLAVFVTFRGTRNFSLSLDSFTFDTDVAREMVSVGWPAAGQRTARQAARVAIIAVVSFTAGSAGLAAYTVGARISTVAFVPAIGLGNAATSVVGQNVGAGNPDRARRTTWVAVAIAVIGLSVFAAIQLAIPETVATVFAPTLTPEGLSLTVDYLVILAFGYWALGAIYTAESGFNGAGKTDVSMYATMLQYWAVRVPVATVGSGILGVGLGYGVHAVFWAVTLSNVAAAVGLCVYFWYSTNDGMLRRASDSASAD encoded by the coding sequence ATGGTGGATGGCCGTCTCACGCGCACCCTCCTCCTCCTCGCCGCACCGCTCGTCGCGCAGAACTTCGTCGCCGTCGCCCAGCAGGTCGTGGACGTGTTCTTCGTCGGGCGCGTCGGCGAGGACGCGGTCGCCGGCGTCGGTCTCGTCGTCCCGCTCACCGCGCTCTCGCTCGTCCCCGCGATGCTCGCCATCACGGGCACCCACGTTCTCACCTCCCAGCGCCTCGGCGCGGGCGACGACGAGGGCGCGCGCCGCGTCGTCTGGGCCGGCGTCGTCCTCTCCATCGCGCTCCAAATCGTCGTCGCGGTCGTCGCGCTCCTGTTCGCGGACACGTTCGTCGGCCTGCTCGGCGGGACGGGCGCGGTCGCGGACTACGCCGCCGTCTACCTCCAGGTGTACGCGGTCGGCACGCTCGCCGCCGGCGTGAGCGACGTGTTCGAAATGGGCTTGCTCGCGTCCGGCGACTCGACGGCCGCGCTCTACATCAACGTCGCGTCCTTCGGGTCGAACCTCGTCCTCGACCCCTTCCTCATCCTCGGCTGGGGCCCCTTCCCCCGCCTCGAAGTGTTCGGCGCGGCGCTCGCCACCGCGCTCGGCTTCCTGTTCGGCCTCTTGCTCGCCGTCTTCGTCACCTTCCGCGGCACCCGGAACTTCTCGCTCTCCCTCGACTCGTTCACGTTCGACACCGACGTGGCGCGCGAGATGGTGTCCGTCGGCTGGCCCGCCGCCGGCCAGCGCACCGCCCGACAGGCCGCTCGCGTCGCCATCATCGCCGTCGTCTCCTTCACCGCCGGGTCGGCCGGCCTCGCCGCGTACACCGTCGGCGCGCGCATCTCCACCGTCGCGTTCGTCCCCGCCATCGGCCTCGGGAACGCCGCGACCAGCGTCGTCGGGCAGAACGTCGGCGCGGGCAACCCCGACCGCGCCCGCCGCACCACCTGGGTCGCCGTCGCCATCGCCGTCATCGGCCTCTCCGTCTTCGCCGCGATTCAGCTCGCGATACCCGAGACCGTCGCCACCGTGTTCGCGCCCACGCTCACCCCCGAGGGGCTCTCGCTCACCGTGGACTACCTCGTGATTCTCGCGTTCGGCTACTGGGCGCTCGGCGCGATTTACACCGCCGAATCCGGGTTCAACGGCGCGGGCAAGACCGACGTGTCGATGTACGCGACGATGCTCCAGTACTGGGCCGTCCGCGTCCCCGTCGCCACCGTCGGCTCCGGCATCCTCGGCGTCGGCCTCGGATACGGCGTCCACGCCGTCTTCTGGGCGGTGACGCTCTCGAACGTCGCCGCCGCCGTCGGTCTCTGCGTCTACTTCTGGTACTCCACGAACGACGGCATGCTCCGCCGCGCGTCCGACAGCGCGAGCGCGGACTAG
- the lipA gene encoding lipoyl synthase, which yields MSRRRKPDWLKMRPPSGERFTEIKRTLRDHDLHTVCEEASCPNMGECWSGRDGPGTATFMLMGDRCSRGCNFCDVKTGGMEALDPDEPANVAEAVAEIGLDYVVLTSVDRDDLDDQGASHFAETIREIKKRDPDILVESLIPDFRGEEALVQRIIDAGPDVIAHNVETVERRQFPVRDRRAGYEQSLSVLEQVGRAADVYAKTSIMLGVGEHDHEVYQTLSDLRERGVDVVTLGQYLQPSRSHLDVEDYVHPQKFETWRAVAEEELGFLYCASGPMVRSSYRAGELFVDALRRDDRSVAEAREAARARAGE from the coding sequence ATGAGTCGCCGACGGAAACCGGACTGGCTGAAGATGCGGCCGCCGTCCGGCGAGCGGTTCACGGAGATAAAGCGCACCCTGCGCGACCACGACCTCCACACGGTCTGCGAGGAGGCGTCGTGTCCGAACATGGGCGAGTGCTGGAGCGGCCGGGACGGCCCGGGGACGGCGACGTTCATGCTGATGGGCGACCGCTGTAGCCGCGGGTGTAACTTCTGCGACGTGAAGACGGGCGGGATGGAAGCGCTCGACCCGGACGAACCCGCGAACGTCGCGGAGGCGGTCGCCGAAATCGGCCTCGACTACGTGGTGCTCACGTCCGTCGACCGCGACGACCTCGACGACCAGGGCGCGAGCCACTTCGCGGAGACGATTCGAGAGATAAAAAAGCGCGACCCGGACATCCTCGTGGAGTCCCTGATTCCGGACTTCCGGGGCGAGGAAGCCCTCGTCCAGCGGATTATCGACGCGGGGCCGGACGTCATCGCGCACAACGTGGAGACTGTGGAGCGCCGGCAGTTCCCGGTGCGCGACCGGCGAGCGGGCTACGAGCAGTCGCTCTCGGTGCTCGAACAGGTCGGGCGCGCGGCGGACGTGTACGCGAAGACCTCCATCATGCTCGGCGTGGGCGAGCACGACCACGAGGTGTACCAGACCTTGAGCGACCTGCGGGAGCGCGGCGTGGACGTGGTGACGCTCGGGCAGTACCTCCAGCCGAGTCGTTCGCACCTCGACGTCGAGGACTACGTGCACCCGCAGAAGTTCGAGACGTGGCGCGCGGTCGCGGAGGAGGAGTTGGGCTTCCTCTACTGTGCGAGCGGGCCGATGGTGCGGTCGTCGTACCGCGCGGGCGAACTGTTCGTGGACGCCCTGCGGCGGGACGACCGGTCGGTCGCGGAGGCCCGGGAGGCGGCGCGCGCCCGCGCCGGCGAATAA
- the pdhA gene encoding pyruvate dehydrogenase (acetyl-transferring) E1 component subunit alpha produces MPVTSILDREPDDRFRILDEDGEVVDGASVPDLSDEEFVEMYRMMKLARHFDQRAVSLQRQGRMGTYPPLSGQEGAQVGSAMALDDDDWLIPSYREHAATLVHGLPLEQTLLLWMGNEHGNDVPEDANVFTAAVPIASQVPHATGLAWASKLKDETGKGFLCYFGDGATSEGDFHEGLNFAGVFDTPNVFFCNNNQWAISVPRERQTASETIAQKATAYGFDGVQIDGMDPLAVYATTEAALEKAKNPGEGERRPTLVEAVQYRFGAHTTADDPSVYREEAEVEKWRAKDPIPRLEKFLRATGRLDDGDVERIEEAVEERVADAIEAAESTPRPDPREMFENVYEEMTPRLERQLAEFEELRETYGDEEILED; encoded by the coding sequence ATGCCCGTGACTTCGATACTGGACCGCGAACCGGACGACCGCTTCCGCATCCTCGACGAGGACGGGGAGGTCGTCGACGGCGCGTCCGTTCCGGACCTCTCGGACGAGGAGTTCGTGGAGATGTACCGGATGATGAAGCTCGCGCGCCACTTCGACCAGCGCGCGGTGAGCCTCCAGCGGCAGGGCCGGATGGGAACCTATCCCCCGCTCTCCGGGCAGGAGGGCGCGCAGGTCGGGAGCGCGATGGCGCTCGACGACGACGACTGGCTGATTCCGAGTTACCGCGAGCACGCGGCGACGCTCGTCCACGGCCTCCCCCTGGAGCAGACGCTCCTCCTCTGGATGGGGAACGAGCACGGGAACGACGTGCCCGAGGACGCGAACGTGTTCACCGCGGCGGTTCCCATCGCGAGCCAGGTGCCGCACGCGACGGGACTGGCGTGGGCGTCGAAACTGAAGGACGAGACGGGCAAGGGATTCCTCTGTTACTTCGGGGACGGCGCGACCTCCGAGGGCGACTTCCACGAGGGCCTGAACTTCGCGGGCGTGTTCGACACGCCGAACGTGTTCTTCTGCAACAACAACCAGTGGGCGATTTCGGTGCCCAGGGAGCGCCAAACGGCGTCCGAGACCATCGCGCAGAAGGCGACCGCGTACGGGTTCGACGGCGTGCAGATAGACGGCATGGACCCGCTCGCGGTGTACGCGACGACTGAGGCCGCGCTGGAGAAGGCGAAGAACCCCGGCGAGGGCGAGCGCCGCCCGACGCTCGTGGAGGCCGTCCAGTACCGGTTCGGCGCGCACACGACCGCCGACGACCCCTCGGTCTACCGCGAGGAGGCGGAGGTGGAGAAGTGGCGGGCCAAAGACCCGATTCCGCGCCTGGAGAAGTTCCTCCGCGCCACGGGTCGCCTCGACGACGGCGACGTGGAGCGCATCGAGGAGGCGGTGGAGGAGCGCGTCGCGGACGCCATCGAGGCGGCCGAATCGACGCCGCGGCCCGACCCGCGCGAGATGTTCGAGAACGTGTACGAGGAGATGACGCCCCGGCTCGAACGCCAGCTCGCGGAGTTCGAGGAGCTACGGGAGACGTACGGCGACGAGGAGATCCTGGAGGACTGA